The following proteins come from a genomic window of Proteiniphilum propionicum:
- a CDS encoding MFS transporter, which translates to MKKRHLSFWEIWNMSFGFLGIQFGFALQNANVSRIFETLGARVEDIPILWIAAPITGLIVQPIIGHFSDKTWNRFGRRRPYFMIGAIFTTMALFVMPNSPHLWIAAGMLWIMDASINISMEPFRAFVGDNLPSGQRTMGFAMQSFFIGTGAVIASALPYILTNWFGVSNTAGEGVIPQSVKLSFYIGGVVLFASVLYTVLTSKEYSPEELAAFEKEKEEATGVKAVVKPPVTSPQFFRKGLIWTVVGLAATLLIMFSGLADQNKQLYIVGGLLLVFGIILLLSGLITKKSPEPKGMVGIMNDLLHMPGTMGQLAIVQFFSWLAFYAMWIYTTPAITQHVYGTTDSSSELYNQGANWVGVLFAVYNAVSAVSAFLLPVIAKQIGRKSTHSIALASGGISFISLFFIKDPTMLLIPMIGVGFAWGSILSMPYAILTGSLPSDKMGTYMGIFNFFIVIPQILAASILGYITSEIFEGQVIKTMVLAGFSLILGAFSIFFVQDRDDVYRLKKS; encoded by the coding sequence ATGAAGAAGAGACATCTTTCCTTTTGGGAAATCTGGAATATGAGTTTCGGATTTCTTGGCATTCAATTCGGTTTTGCTCTGCAAAACGCAAATGTAAGCCGTATTTTTGAGACCCTGGGTGCAAGGGTGGAAGACATACCTATCCTTTGGATTGCCGCACCTATTACAGGACTCATAGTTCAACCAATTATCGGCCATTTTAGTGATAAAACCTGGAACCGTTTTGGCCGGCGCCGGCCTTATTTCATGATAGGAGCAATCTTTACCACGATGGCGCTGTTTGTTATGCCCAACTCTCCACATCTTTGGATCGCTGCAGGTATGCTGTGGATCATGGATGCATCAATCAACATTTCTATGGAACCTTTCAGGGCTTTTGTAGGTGACAATCTTCCGTCCGGGCAGAGAACAATGGGGTTTGCAATGCAGAGTTTCTTTATTGGTACCGGTGCCGTAATTGCTTCCGCTTTGCCCTACATTCTCACAAACTGGTTTGGTGTTTCAAATACTGCCGGGGAAGGGGTTATCCCACAATCGGTCAAGCTGTCATTCTATATTGGTGGCGTGGTGCTTTTTGCTTCGGTGTTGTACACTGTACTAACCTCTAAAGAGTACTCCCCCGAAGAACTGGCAGCATTTGAGAAAGAAAAAGAGGAGGCCACTGGTGTTAAAGCTGTAGTGAAGCCACCGGTTACATCTCCTCAGTTTTTTAGAAAGGGGCTTATATGGACGGTTGTGGGACTTGCTGCCACATTGCTTATTATGTTTTCGGGATTAGCAGATCAGAATAAACAACTCTACATTGTTGGCGGCCTGCTTCTTGTTTTTGGAATTATCTTGCTGTTGTCGGGACTTATAACTAAAAAATCGCCCGAACCGAAAGGTATGGTAGGTATAATGAACGACCTGCTTCACATGCCAGGTACCATGGGGCAACTTGCTATAGTTCAATTTTTTTCCTGGCTGGCATTTTATGCAATGTGGATCTATACCACTCCGGCGATAACGCAACATGTGTATGGAACAACCGATTCTTCATCAGAATTGTATAATCAGGGAGCTAACTGGGTGGGGGTACTGTTCGCTGTTTATAATGCAGTCTCTGCCGTTAGTGCCTTTCTGCTTCCGGTTATTGCAAAACAGATCGGCAGAAAGTCTACCCATTCAATAGCTCTTGCTTCAGGCGGAATCTCTTTTATCTCTCTCTTTTTTATCAAAGACCCAACCATGCTCCTTATACCGATGATAGGCGTAGGATTTGCCTGGGGCAGCATCCTATCTATGCCTTATGCCATACTTACCGGCTCTCTCCCTTCCGATAAGATGGGGACATATATGGGTATTTTCAATTTTTTTATTGTAATTCCCCAAATCCTGGCGGCGAGTATCCTTGGATATATTACCAGTGAGATTTTCGAGGGACAAGTTATAAAGACGATGGTTCTGGCGGGCTTTTCTCTTATCCTTGGTGCATTTAGCATCTTTTTTGTACAGGATAGGGATGATGTATACAGGTTAAAGAAAAGTTAA
- a CDS encoding ATP-dependent DNA helicase: protein MIKRFFIEKISGYFPFSFTNDQQNALEKIVDFLFSEIGDQIFLLSGYAGTGKSSLIGSLVKTMSEFGQKTVLLAPTGRAAKVFSNYSEQQTYTIHKKIYRQQKFAEGTPLFSLTDNLHKHTLFIVDEASMINNESFDFSIFGTGRLLDDLIEYVYSAEGCRMLLIGDNAQLPPVKQEYSPALEKDVLQSYSLQVTEATLTEIVRQTEESGILCNATALRNALRFHLTDEYPKLRVDGFSDVKRITGMELIDEISNAYRIDGIEETIIISRSNKRVNAYNNGIRSRVLFRENELSSGDILMITRNNYYWVENFENLDFIANGEFVEVVRVRGEEDMYGLRFCNALLYHRDYDMEFEAKIILDALHTEVPGLTREQSDQLFSSVIEDYADIPQKRLRYKKVKSNPYFNALQAKYGYAVTCHKAQGGEWKNVFLDLGYIQESYMGDNFYRWLYTSITRSSQKLYLVNLPDDFVEHSKY, encoded by the coding sequence ATGATAAAACGGTTTTTTATTGAGAAAATCAGCGGATATTTCCCATTCAGTTTCACAAATGACCAACAGAATGCTTTGGAAAAGATTGTAGATTTTCTTTTTTCTGAAATTGGTGATCAAATATTTTTGCTTTCAGGCTACGCAGGAACGGGAAAATCGTCCCTGATAGGCAGCCTTGTGAAGACAATGTCGGAATTTGGGCAAAAAACCGTACTGCTGGCACCTACAGGACGTGCAGCAAAGGTTTTCTCTAACTATTCAGAACAGCAGACATATACCATTCACAAGAAGATTTATCGCCAGCAGAAATTTGCTGAAGGAACACCTCTTTTCTCATTGACGGATAATCTGCACAAACATACGCTTTTTATTGTTGATGAGGCATCAATGATTAATAATGAATCTTTTGATTTTTCGATATTCGGAACAGGGCGGTTATTGGACGATCTTATTGAGTACGTTTATTCAGCCGAAGGGTGCCGGATGCTGCTTATAGGTGACAATGCACAGCTGCCACCGGTAAAGCAGGAGTACAGTCCCGCACTTGAAAAAGATGTGTTGCAGTCTTATTCGCTGCAGGTCACCGAGGCAACACTCACTGAGATTGTGCGGCAGACGGAGGAGTCGGGTATACTGTGCAATGCCACGGCGTTGAGAAATGCATTGAGGTTTCATCTCACCGATGAATATCCAAAACTAAGGGTGGATGGTTTTTCCGATGTGAAGCGAATAACAGGAATGGAACTGATTGATGAGATATCAAATGCATATCGTATAGACGGAATTGAGGAGACCATTATTATTTCCCGCTCAAATAAAAGAGTAAACGCTTATAATAATGGCATAAGGAGCAGAGTCCTTTTCCGTGAAAACGAACTATCTTCAGGAGATATTCTGATGATTACAAGAAATAACTATTACTGGGTAGAGAATTTCGAGAACCTCGATTTTATAGCTAACGGAGAGTTTGTTGAGGTAGTGCGTGTGAGGGGAGAGGAGGATATGTATGGACTTAGGTTTTGCAATGCATTATTATATCACCGCGACTACGATATGGAGTTTGAGGCAAAGATAATACTTGATGCACTTCATACTGAAGTCCCGGGACTTACCCGCGAGCAGAGCGATCAGCTGTTTTCAAGTGTAATTGAAGACTATGCCGATATCCCGCAAAAGCGTTTAAGATATAAGAAAGTAAAATCAAATCCCTACTTCAATGCTTTGCAGGCAAAGTACGGATATGCTGTTACCTGCCACAAGGCACAGGGTGGTGAGTGGAAAAATGTTTTTCTCGATCTGGGTTACATTCAGGAATCGTATATGGGCGATAACTTCTATCGATGGCTTTACACCTCCATAACCCGGAGTTCTCAAAAGTTATATCTTGTGAATTTACCTGATGATTTTGTTGAGCATTCTAAATATTGA
- a CDS encoding YjjG family noncanonical pyrimidine nucleotidase yields MAYKNLFIDLDDTLWDIHINGKECLEEIYHDYGYNRFYLTFNEYYDVYMPSNNHLWSMYRKGNIKKDQLIVERFLVPLREFGIDDPEYAKRVSDDFLERTTRKTRLIDGTIDLLEYLKPRYRMHILSNGFREVQYKKIENSGLRPYFDKIILSEDAGINKPHVGMFTHALTNTNSRRDQTVMIGDSWEADIVGAYNSCIDQIWFNPMRKNALEFEPTFTVYSLEEIKAIL; encoded by the coding sequence ATGGCATACAAAAATCTTTTTATTGATCTCGACGATACGCTCTGGGATATACATATCAACGGGAAGGAGTGTCTTGAGGAGATCTATCATGATTATGGATACAACAGGTTTTACTTAACATTTAATGAGTATTACGATGTGTATATGCCCTCCAATAATCATCTCTGGTCAATGTATCGTAAGGGTAATATAAAAAAAGATCAACTTATTGTAGAGCGGTTCCTTGTACCGCTTAGAGAGTTTGGAATTGATGATCCGGAATATGCAAAAAGAGTGAGCGACGATTTTCTGGAGAGGACTACACGCAAAACGCGGCTTATTGATGGCACAATAGATCTGCTGGAGTATCTGAAACCAAGGTACCGTATGCATATCCTATCCAACGGATTCAGAGAGGTGCAGTACAAAAAAATTGAAAACTCAGGATTAAGGCCCTATTTTGATAAGATCATTCTTTCTGAGGACGCCGGTATTAACAAACCGCACGTCGGTATGTTTACCCATGCGTTGACAAATACCAATTCGAGACGCGACCAGACAGTGATGATTGGTGACAGCTGGGAGGCCGATATAGTGGGTGCATACAACAGCTGCATTGATCAGATATGGTTCAATCCAATGAGAAAAAATGCACTTGAATTTGAACCAACCTTTACGGTATATTCTCTCGAAGAGATAAAGGCTATATTATAG
- a CDS encoding LacI family DNA-binding transcriptional regulator, with product MAQITLKDIANALKLSPSTVSRAMKNNPAISVKTRKLVQDYAKKHRYKPNTLAMLLRTNRNNTIGVIVPEIVHYFFSTVLSGIQYEAESEGYNLLFCHSNEDYEREVRSVETLLDARVCGILASQSKTTNKFDHFQEIIDNNIHLVFFDRICTGINTDKVVVDDYAGAFNAVEHLIMTGCRRIAFLGSTHSLPIANNRRMGYEDALLKHKLPVDKNISRVCDTVELAKEIIPELLRLDPVPDAFFCINDEVAAYCMQIVKSAGFIIPEEISVCGFTNSYITEVTDPTITTVDQHGFAMGKAAARLLINRIEGKETKQGVVSRLIKTELVVKDSTRQPSDNALDCSGKISY from the coding sequence ATGGCCCAGATTACCTTAAAAGATATCGCTAATGCGCTTAAGCTTTCACCGTCCACTGTATCGCGGGCTATGAAAAACAATCCTGCAATCAGCGTGAAAACAAGAAAGCTGGTGCAAGATTATGCCAAGAAACATAGATACAAGCCCAACACTCTGGCCATGCTGTTGCGCACCAACCGGAATAACACTATTGGTGTAATAGTGCCGGAGATAGTGCATTATTTCTTTTCTACTGTGCTTTCCGGTATTCAGTACGAGGCGGAAAGTGAAGGTTACAATCTTCTGTTCTGTCACTCCAATGAGGATTATGAGCGAGAGGTGAGAAGTGTTGAGACATTACTTGATGCCCGTGTGTGCGGTATTCTGGCATCGCAATCGAAAACCACCAACAAGTTCGACCATTTTCAGGAAATTATTGATAATAATATCCATCTTGTTTTCTTTGATCGTATATGTACTGGGATCAATACCGATAAAGTGGTGGTTGATGATTACGCGGGCGCATTTAATGCTGTGGAGCATCTAATAATGACAGGATGCAGGCGCATAGCCTTCTTGGGATCAACACATTCATTGCCTATTGCAAACAACCGGCGTATGGGATATGAGGATGCACTGCTTAAGCATAAACTGCCTGTAGATAAAAACATAAGCAGGGTGTGTGATACTGTTGAGCTGGCGAAGGAGATAATACCGGAGTTACTGAGGCTTGATCCCGTGCCCGATGCTTTTTTTTGCATAAATGATGAGGTGGCTGCCTATTGCATGCAGATTGTAAAGTCTGCCGGATTCATTATCCCTGAAGAAATATCGGTTTGCGGTTTTACCAATAGCTATATAACTGAAGTAACTGATCCCACGATTACCACAGTTGACCAGCATGGCTTTGCAATGGGTAAGGCAGCTGCCCGCCTTCTTATCAACCGTATTGAAGGAAAAGAAACAAAACAAGGTGTTGTCAGCCGTCTGATTAAAACCGAACTGGTGGTTAAAGACTCTACCAGGCAGCCGTCAGATAATGCACTCGATTGCAGTGGGAAAATAAGCTATTGA
- a CDS encoding arginine deiminase → MSENKKLTLNIQSEIGKLDAVLIHYPGTEVENMTPRNAQRALYSDILNLSIARKEFDQLQGVLHKTSVVYEVSDLLTKILEHENMKEGLLRKICDMEQVSGYFNYLMELPVSTLAKILIEGLPMRINTLTDFLRDEYYALKPLYNFYFTRDSSAIIGNSTVVCKMANTVRMRESLIMDAIFRSGLFFNTNVLNVYELSQNDPLVRIEGGDVLVVRDDILLIGNGTRSSTQGIDLLVKEFCNSGTGRKHVIIQELPESPESFIHLDMVFTLLDTNKVMIYKPLIMNNTPYQTVHMQIDNGKVVKISSAGGILGLLRKLGLDLEPVICGGKADDWDQEREQWHSGANFLAIAPGKVLSYARNIHTLEELDKNGFEVVTARDVINNRYDLNSSKNCVITLEGSELPRGGGGPRCMTMPLSRAII, encoded by the coding sequence ATGTCTGAAAACAAAAAATTAACCCTTAACATCCAATCGGAGATTGGTAAGCTTGATGCCGTATTGATTCATTATCCCGGTACTGAAGTAGAGAATATGACTCCCCGCAATGCTCAAAGGGCACTATACAGCGACATCCTGAATTTATCCATAGCCAGAAAAGAGTTCGACCAGCTTCAGGGTGTTTTACATAAAACCTCTGTTGTGTATGAAGTATCGGATCTGTTGACGAAAATTCTGGAACATGAAAATATGAAAGAGGGCCTTCTGCGAAAAATATGCGATATGGAACAGGTATCCGGCTATTTTAACTACCTGATGGAGCTCCCTGTATCCACTCTTGCAAAAATTTTGATTGAGGGGCTCCCTATGCGAATTAATACTCTGACCGATTTTCTGAGAGATGAGTATTATGCTTTGAAACCTCTCTATAATTTCTATTTTACACGTGATTCGTCGGCGATCATCGGTAACAGCACAGTGGTATGCAAGATGGCCAACACCGTCAGGATGAGGGAATCACTGATAATGGATGCCATTTTCAGAAGTGGACTCTTTTTCAACACAAACGTATTGAATGTATATGAATTATCACAAAACGACCCTTTGGTTAGGATTGAAGGAGGCGATGTGCTGGTGGTACGTGACGATATACTACTTATTGGAAACGGGACAAGGAGCAGTACACAAGGGATAGATCTGCTGGTTAAGGAGTTCTGCAATTCAGGCACAGGGAGAAAGCATGTTATAATACAAGAGTTGCCTGAATCGCCTGAATCGTTTATTCACCTCGATATGGTTTTCACACTGCTCGACACCAACAAGGTTATGATTTATAAACCCCTCATAATGAACAATACTCCATATCAGACAGTTCACATGCAGATTGATAACGGAAAAGTGGTCAAAATATCATCTGCCGGAGGAATACTGGGCCTGTTAAGAAAGCTGGGGCTCGATCTGGAACCGGTTATCTGTGGTGGAAAAGCTGACGACTGGGATCAGGAAAGGGAACAGTGGCACAGTGGCGCCAACTTTTTAGCTATTGCACCGGGAAAGGTACTATCGTATGCACGAAATATCCACACACTTGAAGAATTGGACAAGAACGGGTTTGAAGTGGTCACGGCCCGGGATGTAATCAACAACAGGTACGACCTGAATTCATCGAAAAACTGCGTTATCACACTCGAAGGATCTGAACTGCCACGGGGTGGCGGGGGGCCCAGATGTATGACAATGCCGTTGAGCAGGGCTATAATATAG
- a CDS encoding DUF3822 family protein, whose amino-acid sequence MFLPENIDLAHSENYNLSIRLTPDGFSFSIYNPSDPSIFYFQETGLSCKLSFIDNIKKVIFDLGFFSQAFNKTTVTMVTRDYTIVPTPFFDKKQAKEIFDFNFYNRDGAILTDTCSNEEYHIVFQADRDVYSFLYRNLWNPHFRHHCSPLLSLFENYRDKDNKSCCFVNFHDSYETIICYSENGLLSANTFPAVNHHDSTYCIASVWERLGLNQTTDKLYLSGDADSQKTVTDILKKLIRHVGTIELNPVTVLTEEQRRTIPTDMIADLCV is encoded by the coding sequence ATGTTTTTACCGGAAAATATCGATTTAGCTCACTCCGAAAATTATAATTTATCCATTCGGTTAACGCCGGATGGATTTTCTTTTTCTATATACAACCCTTCCGACCCCTCAATCTTTTACTTTCAGGAGACAGGCCTGAGCTGTAAATTATCATTCATTGATAATATAAAAAAAGTAATCTTCGATCTAGGTTTTTTCAGTCAGGCATTCAATAAAACCACTGTAACCATGGTTACAAGGGACTATACAATTGTTCCTACACCATTCTTCGACAAAAAACAGGCAAAAGAAATATTCGATTTTAATTTCTACAACAGAGATGGTGCCATACTCACTGATACCTGCTCAAATGAAGAATATCATATTGTTTTTCAGGCCGACCGGGATGTTTATTCATTCCTGTATCGTAATTTGTGGAATCCGCATTTCCGTCATCACTGCTCTCCACTGTTGTCATTGTTCGAAAACTACCGGGACAAAGACAACAAAAGTTGCTGTTTTGTGAATTTTCACGATAGCTACGAAACCATAATATGTTACTCTGAAAATGGGCTTCTATCGGCAAACACTTTTCCTGCCGTTAACCATCACGACTCCACTTATTGCATCGCAAGTGTATGGGAGAGATTGGGATTGAATCAAACAACCGACAAGCTCTATCTCTCAGGAGATGCCGATTCTCAAAAAACAGTCACCGATATTCTAAAAAAGCTAATCCGGCACGTTGGCACTATTGAGTTGAATCCTGTTACAGTGCTAACCGAAGAGCAGAGAAGAACAATACCTACCGATATGATTGCAGACCTATGCGTATAA
- a CDS encoding Cbp1 family collagen-binding glycoprotein adhesin produces the protein MKIKKVLIPFFVMGLIVSCTNVKESKEYKELQAQRDSLLMQSAGAEAEAVEMMAVISEVEANFAKIREAENYISTQSAQGGEMSQVTKDRVNENFKMINEILQRNKSQLNELNKKFSSSNKEIASLKNTINRLNNEMKESASRLTVLQEQLALRDEQIVQLSQDITSLAQEAEQQSVTIKEQDRSLHTAYYVFGTGNELKDQKILSGGFLQPTRVLKDTFNKDYFLKIDIREVTEIPLYAKKGKLWSTHPEGTYEFVRGGDGNLTFQITDTQRFWSLTKYLIIEVS, from the coding sequence ATGAAAATTAAAAAAGTGTTAATACCGTTTTTTGTAATGGGACTTATCGTTTCATGTACAAATGTAAAGGAATCGAAAGAGTATAAAGAGCTTCAGGCTCAGCGTGATTCCTTGCTTATGCAATCGGCAGGCGCAGAGGCAGAGGCTGTTGAAATGATGGCCGTGATTAGTGAGGTGGAGGCAAATTTTGCCAAGATAAGAGAGGCTGAGAACTATATCTCAACACAGTCGGCACAAGGTGGAGAAATGAGTCAGGTTACCAAGGACCGTGTTAATGAGAATTTTAAGATGATCAATGAGATCCTTCAGCGTAACAAGTCTCAATTGAATGAACTGAATAAAAAATTCAGTAGCAGTAACAAGGAGATTGCATCGTTAAAAAACACCATTAACCGGTTAAACAATGAAATGAAGGAGAGTGCTTCCAGGTTGACTGTCTTACAGGAACAGCTTGCACTCAGGGATGAGCAGATTGTTCAGCTTTCTCAGGATATTACCTCTTTGGCACAGGAAGCCGAACAGCAGTCGGTAACTATTAAGGAACAAGATAGGTCTCTGCATACCGCATACTATGTTTTCGGGACTGGAAATGAGCTGAAGGATCAGAAGATTCTATCCGGCGGATTTTTGCAACCTACACGTGTGTTGAAGGATACCTTCAATAAAGATTATTTTCTAAAGATCGATATCAGAGAAGTGACTGAAATTCCTCTGTATGCGAAAAAAGGGAAGTTGTGGTCAACCCATCCTGAAGGAACCTATGAGTTTGTGAGGGGGGGCGATGGCAATCTAACCTTTCAGATTACTGACACACAGCGTTTCTGGAGTCTGACTAAGTATCTGATTATTGAAGTGAGCTGA
- the rsmI gene encoding 16S rRNA (cytidine(1402)-2'-O)-methyltransferase, with product MGKLYVVPTPVGNLEDITLRALKVLKECDLILAEDTRTSGFLLKHYGIDTHMQSHHKFNEHHSAAHVVERLKTGENIALISDAGTPGISDPGFLLVRACIQEDLDVECLPGATAFVPALMESGLPAERFCFEGFLPHKKGRQTRLKQLEEEKRTMIFYESPYRVVKTLSQLAENLGSDRAASVSREISKMYAETVRGTLSELVSYFTENEPRGEFVIVVSGK from the coding sequence ATGGGAAAACTTTATGTAGTACCCACACCCGTAGGCAATTTAGAGGATATAACGTTAAGAGCGCTAAAAGTCCTGAAGGAGTGTGATCTTATTCTGGCTGAAGATACACGCACGAGCGGATTTTTGTTGAAGCACTATGGTATTGATACACATATGCAGTCGCACCATAAGTTTAATGAACATCATTCTGCTGCACATGTTGTTGAAAGGCTGAAAACAGGTGAAAACATTGCGCTTATCTCTGATGCTGGCACACCTGGCATATCCGATCCCGGTTTTTTGCTTGTACGGGCTTGCATACAGGAAGATTTAGATGTGGAGTGCCTTCCCGGTGCTACAGCTTTTGTCCCGGCATTGATGGAATCGGGATTGCCAGCCGAACGCTTTTGCTTCGAAGGATTCCTTCCGCATAAAAAAGGAAGGCAGACCAGGCTTAAGCAGCTTGAGGAAGAGAAAAGGACCATGATTTTTTATGAATCGCCATATCGGGTTGTGAAAACACTTTCCCAGCTGGCGGAAAATCTTGGGAGTGACCGTGCAGCATCGGTATCGAGGGAGATTTCAAAAATGTATGCAGAGACAGTAAGAGGGACGCTCTCTGAGCTGGTATCCTATTTTACAGAGAATGAGCCGAGGGGCGAATTTGTAATTGTAGTAAGTGGAAAATGA
- a CDS encoding RsmD family RNA methyltransferase, translated as MRIISGKYKSRRIQVPPNLKARPTTDFARESLFNILNNRVYWEETSALDLFSGTGSIALELVSRGCPYVVSVEQNQNHFNFICRTQEMLGAKELYPVKADAFKYLQSLGQQFDFIFADPPYELPGIDSLPAIIFEKKLLKPGGLFVLEHSKKFNFSLLPHFSEERVYGNVHFSFFTF; from the coding sequence ATGCGTATAATAAGCGGGAAATATAAATCAAGAAGGATTCAGGTGCCGCCCAATTTGAAGGCTCGTCCTACGACCGATTTTGCCAGAGAGAGTCTTTTCAATATTCTGAATAACAGGGTATACTGGGAAGAGACCTCTGCACTTGATCTTTTTTCCGGCACAGGAAGTATTGCCCTTGAACTGGTTTCCAGAGGATGCCCTTATGTTGTGAGTGTGGAACAGAATCAAAACCATTTCAACTTCATTTGCCGTACCCAGGAGATGCTTGGAGCAAAGGAGCTGTATCCAGTAAAAGCAGACGCTTTTAAATATTTACAGTCACTCGGGCAACAGTTTGATTTTATTTTCGCCGATCCGCCTTATGAACTTCCGGGTATCGACTCACTGCCTGCCATCATCTTTGAAAAAAAACTCCTTAAGCCGGGTGGCCTTTTTGTGCTGGAACATTCCAAAAAATTCAATTTTTCACTTCTACCTCATTTTAGTGAAGAGAGGGTGTACGGCAATGTACATTTTTCATTTTTTACATTTTAA
- a CDS encoding alpha-amylase family glycosyl hydrolase encodes MKKLFLSLLTLSLLLSCGNKNKAENEITINNAHPEWVYNAVIYEVNIRQFTPEGTFSAFSGQLQRLKELGADILWFMPVQSIGEKDRKGTLGSYYSVRDYTQINSEFGTFDDFKSVVRQAQEMGMKVILDWVANHTSRDAVWVEANPGWYLRDSLGDLSIMYDWTDIAQLDYSQHEMRKAMIEAMMFWVRETGIDGFRCDVAGEVPTGFWEEAKDSLLSLNPDIFLLAEAEKPELNETVFDAYYAWDFHHKMNMVAQGKENADSLRLSLLRMNNRFSPDAVPMFFTSNHDENSWNGTEFERMGDDAAETFAVLTYMLPGMPLIYSGQEVGLNRRLQFFEKDSIDWADTGGFTSFYKRLNAFKKDNNALMAPEHDGEMLEITNDCPIHVWSFRRVNNGNEVVCVFNFSNKSVTVKFNEKIPGEGFSSFPDACQAVSVDEMELVPWGYRIYSK; translated from the coding sequence ATGAAGAAATTATTTCTATCACTTCTCACGCTTTCACTATTGCTTTCGTGTGGAAATAAAAATAAAGCGGAGAATGAAATAACCATAAATAATGCGCATCCCGAATGGGTTTACAATGCAGTCATTTATGAAGTTAATATCCGTCAGTTTACACCGGAAGGTACATTCAGCGCTTTCTCTGGGCAACTGCAAAGGTTAAAGGAGCTGGGCGCTGATATCTTGTGGTTTATGCCGGTACAGAGTATTGGGGAAAAAGACCGAAAAGGTACTCTCGGCAGTTATTACTCTGTCAGGGATTATACTCAGATAAACAGCGAGTTTGGCACATTTGATGATTTTAAGTCGGTTGTAAGGCAGGCGCAGGAGATGGGAATGAAGGTGATTCTCGATTGGGTTGCAAACCACACATCGCGCGATGCCGTGTGGGTTGAGGCTAACCCTGGCTGGTACTTGAGAGACAGCCTGGGGGACTTGAGTATCATGTACGACTGGACCGATATTGCTCAGCTGGATTATAGTCAACATGAGATGCGAAAAGCAATGATAGAGGCGATGATGTTCTGGGTTCGTGAAACCGGTATCGATGGGTTCCGCTGCGATGTGGCAGGCGAAGTACCTACTGGCTTCTGGGAGGAGGCCAAAGATTCATTACTCTCTCTGAATCCTGATATTTTTCTGTTGGCTGAGGCCGAAAAGCCGGAACTAAATGAGACCGTTTTTGATGCCTATTATGCATGGGACTTTCATCATAAGATGAATATGGTGGCACAGGGCAAGGAGAATGCAGACTCACTGCGATTATCTCTTTTGAGAATGAACAACCGTTTTTCACCCGATGCTGTCCCGATGTTTTTCACCTCTAATCACGATGAGAATTCCTGGAACGGTACTGAGTTTGAGCGTATGGGCGACGATGCTGCAGAAACATTTGCCGTGCTAACCTATATGCTTCCGGGTATGCCGTTGATATACAGCGGACAAGAGGTGGGCTTGAACCGCCGGTTACAGTTCTTTGAGAAAGATTCAATCGATTGGGCCGATACCGGGGGATTTACCTCTTTTTACAAGCGATTAAACGCATTTAAAAAGGATAACAATGCGTTGATGGCGCCCGAGCATGATGGTGAAATGTTGGAGATAACCAACGATTGTCCCATACATGTCTGGTCGTTCCGCCGTGTAAACAACGGAAACGAGGTGGTATGCGTTTTCAATTTCAGCAACAAGTCGGTTACAGTAAAGTTCAACGAAAAAATTCCGGGAGAAGGATTCTCATCTTTTCCCGATGCCTGTCAGGCGGTATCAGTTGATGAAATGGAGTTAGTGCCATGGGGATACCGAATCTACTCCAAGTAG